Part of the Misgurnus anguillicaudatus chromosome 25, ASM2758022v2, whole genome shotgun sequence genome, ACAATACCAGGAAAATACTTTAACTGTTCGTTTCGTCGAAAACAAAACTTGGACTTTTCAAGTGAGTGTGTGACTGTGTCTCTTTGTATATTGGTGAAATATGGCAGAATCTCATATTTTTGAGGAAAAGATCAGCTGTTCAGTGTGTTTGGATCTCCTGAAGGATCCAGTGACCATTCCTTGtggacacagttactgtatgaTCTGTATTACAAAGTGCTGGGATCAGAATGAGATGGGAATCTACAGCTGCCCTCAATGCAGACAAACCTTCACACCAAGacctgttttatttaaaaatgtgatgtttGCTGAAATGGTGGAGGACCTGAAGAAGACAAAACTTCAGACTGCTGTTCCTGCTGACTCTTATGCTGAAGCTGGAGATGTGGATTGTGACGCCTGTACTGAGAGAAAATACAAAGCTGTCAAGTCCTGTCTGGAGTGTCTGAAGTCTTACTGTCAAAATCATCTTAAACAACATGAACATCTCTTCATTGACAGGAGGCATCATTTGATGAATCCCACCAGACAACTTCATGAGATGATCTGCTCAAAACATCATAAACAACTAGAAATCTACTGTCGCACCGACCAACACTGCATTTGTTATCTGTGTACGATGGATGAACATAAAAACCATGATACTGTGACAGCTGTAACAGAAAGAACTGAGAAACAGGTATGAACTGAATTCAGACACACTGCACTAATGCTAACAGTAATGAGTAATAATATGCTAAACCATGAATGTCATTGTAGTAACATTACATGCATTTAAGCATGCAGTTTAATGTAATCTTTGAGATTTTATAGTTATTTGTTATCTCACAGAGAGTTTtgggagagagacagagaaaattACATCAGATAATtgaggagagagagaaggagCTTCAGGAGCTGAGAGAGGCTGTGGACTCTCATGCGGTGAGTTTTGAACAGAAAAACATCTGCTGGCAGCTTGAAGATCAGTTTGAGATTCATGACTCTCCTCCAGTGATGGAGATCTTTACTGATGTACCTGTAATGGATCTGATTGTAATGTTTGTCCTAACAGCGCTCTGCACAGACAGCAGTGGAGGACAGTGAGAGGATCTTTACTCAACTGATCCGATCCATTGAGAGAAGACGATCTGAGGTGACACAactgatcagagatcaggaaaAGACTGCAGTGAGTCGAGCTGAAGGAGTCATGAAGCGTCTGGAGGAGGAGATTGATGATCTGAGGAGGAGAGACGCTGAACTGAAGCAGTTTTCACATACAGACAATCACATCCATTTCCTACAGGTAACACAACTCTGAAATACAACACAGTGAACATTAGCAGGATCTCTGGAAGACTTCGCTTCTTATATGACTATGATGGTGGTTATTTTATAAGCTGCTAAATATGATTAATGTTGAATGTTTATGTTGTCTTTGCATTTGTAATCTTTTCTTCTTCAGGGTTTTCAGTCTCTGTCTGCAGCTCTTGAGTCTTCAGTCTCACACAGATTTACTCTCAGCTCTCTTCTCTCTTTTGATGATGTGAGAAAATCTCTCTCTCAACTGAAAGACAAACTGGAGGATTTCTGTAGAGAGGAGATAGAGAAGATATCTGGTGAAGGTAAATAGCAAATATTAATTTACCCTCGAACAATAACACACAAGCAAGAGTGTTGTTAGACTCTATATCAGTGTCATGCcctcttttgtgtgtgtgtgtgtgtgtgtgtgtgtgtgtgtgtgtacctggtaccTGGTACCTGGttggaccaattgtccccacaaagataggaataccagtatttttgtgaccttgtggggacattttgatgtccccatgaggaaacaagcttataaatcaaacagaatgatgtttcttgaaaatgtgaagtaggagaagggtttctgtgatggttggggttagggaatggggtaggtaaggggaaagaatatacagtttgtatggtataaaatgcattacgtctatgaaatgtccccacaaaacatggaaaccagaatgtgtgtgcgtgtgttattggttttttatatttacacttGTGTTATGGAAATTATATGAATGTTGTCTGTTTATGTCCTCAGTTACATTTATCACAGTCATTTCTGATGAATTGAAGACCAGAGAGGATTTCTTACAATGTAAGtgactttaaaacatttatgatTCATGgctttgatttatttatatcCACTAGTACATAAAAAATGACgaaaacaaaagaagaaaaaaataaaaaacaaagacaaCAAAAAGTACAAAAATGTTTCTAAATGTTCAAAGTTTACAGAAAATGTTCACGTCACACGTGTCAGTACTCACTCATTGTTAAAGATGTGAATGAATTAAGTAAAATCAACAGTAAAATCAGATAATGAGATTCAAATATCTGCAAATATCTAGTGTACAGGTATATATTAAAGCATGTCAAACCTAATAATAACTGTGGAGAAACAAAGTAAATGAAAGCGTAAATACAACCAGatactagataggtacattttctgaagaaaatgtgaactGGTGCTTGTCTTGGCAAAATTCGGGAAACAAACTGGTACAGTaatgttaacatgttttaaaagAGCCTACCCAATGTATCTACAATACTCAGCTGCAGAGATATAGgtcttgctaaatggttgctagggtacatCTGTTTGGTTGTTAGTGAGTGAATTGGCATCTACCAGTGATTAAACTCCAAGCCACAAGTGAAAcgatccaacccccgtgtctctacaatgttctgattcAGAGATATAGGCTTTTTTTaatcggttgctagggtacctcTTTTTGGTTGTTAGAGAGTAAATTGGCATCTACCAGTAATTAAACTCCAAGCCACAAGTGAAACGATCCACCCCGtctctctatgatgttctgatgcagagatataaggatgtgtttatttggttgctagggtactgtatttggttgctatggagtGAATTGGCATCTACCAGTTATTAAactccaagtcacaagtaaaacgatccaacccccttgtctctacgatgttctgatgcagagatgtAGGCTTTTttaattggttgctagggtaattggcatccaccagtgattatattccaagccacaagtaaaacgatccaacccccGTGCCTccacgatgttctgatgcagagatataaagctctgtttattttgttgctagggtcctgtatttggttgctagggagtggcTTGGCAGTGGCCATAAGCTGCTTGCCAGTTTGAGTGATATAAACCAACTGCCATGTCTCTATGATATTCAGATTTgaagatataactgtttgagtTTTTGTTGCTAGTgcagtggttgctaggggcatggcttaatagctctgtgatgatcctgagagactgattggatgcctgagtaaaatgagcccacccacttgtcTCTGTGACCCTGTCTTTCAAAAATGTTCAATCAAAAGCCCTGTTTGTCCTAGATATCATAATAGGAAAACCATATTGATTTTCTTTCCTTCACCATATATTTCTATTGGGCCGATTTTGGACAGCATTTGCTCCCCAGGGGTACACCTTACATTGCATTCGaaagcctgccagcctctttaaATGTAGCATCCCGCGtgtttctataaaatcctcACTTGAAGCTATGACCCATCAAATTTTggtgcaatgttaagtctatcagattttttgggtggtttttcgcaaaatcctgcacccgatcacTTAAAGTCATATCACACCACAATTTGAGcgctctttcatgggtctacgataAAAAAGCGTGCGGGATGAGTTAAGTGCCAAAAGATTTGTCCAAATGTAAGAATGATAATAAGAAGACAATCCCTGAGCAATAGCAATgttgatgctttgcataaatgcaagaaCCACTAAATATAGAATTATGTTGTTTTGGGggaaaaaatgcaataaatctgcaaTGATAATTTTGTAAAATTGCTGTATCatttgtgttgattttcacCAGATTTCAAGCAGTTCACACTGGATTCAAACACAGTGAATAAATACATTCAGCTGTCTGATGGGAACAGAACGGCTACTGACACTAACACAATCCATCAGTATCCTGATCATCCAGACAGATTTGATCACTGGCTGCAGGTGTTGTGTAGAGAGAGTTTGTGTGGACGCTGTTACTGGGAGGTTGAGTGGAGTGGTCAGATGTTAATATCAGTGTCATATAAGAGCATCAGCAGGAAGGGAGAGGGTTATGAGTGTTTGTTTGGATGTAATGATCAGTCCTGGAGTTTTTACTGCGATGGCTCCATCTGCTCATTCAGTCACAATAACAAACACACTTCCCTCCCTGTAGTGTTGAGACCCTGTAGAATAGGAGTGTATGTGGATCACAGTAAAGGATCTCTGTCCTTCTACAGCGTCTCTGATACAATGAACCTCATCCACAGAGTCCACACCACATTCACTCAACCACTTTATCCTGGGTTTC contains:
- the LOC129426158 gene encoding tripartite motif-containing protein 16 isoform X2, encoding MAESHIFEEKISCSVCLDLLKDPVTIPCGHSYCMICITKCWDQNEMGIYSCPQCRQTFTPRPVLFKNVMFAEMVEDLKKTKLQTAVPADSYAEAGDVDCDACTERKYKAVKSCLECLKSYCQNHLKQHEHLFIDRRHHLMNPTRQLHEMICSKHHKQLEIYCRTDQHCICYLCTMDEHKNHDTVTAVTERTEKQRVLGERQRKLHQIIEEREKELQELREAVDSHARSAQTAVEDSERIFTQLIRSIERRRSEVTQLIRDQEKTAVSRAEGVMKRLEEEIDDLRRRDAELKQFSHTDNHIHFLQGFQSLSAALESSVSHRFTLSSLLSFDDVRKSLSQLKDKLEDFCREEIEKISGEVTYISVISGELKSREDFLQYFKQFTLDSNTVNTFIQLSDGNRTATRTYTDHQYPDHPDRFDLWHQVLCRESLCGPCYWEIEWSGVVFISVSYKSISRKGRGDECLFGCNDQSWSLCCSDSSCTFIHNNKHTELPVVLSSCRIGVYVDHSKGSLSFYSISDTMNFIHRVNTTFTQPLYPGFRINPGSVNLCNPAV
- the LOC129426158 gene encoding E3 ubiquitin-protein ligase TRIM16 isoform X1; this encodes MAESHIFEEKISCSVCLDLLKDPVTIPCGHSYCMICITKCWDQNEMGIYSCPQCRQTFTPRPVLFKNVMFAEMVEDLKKTKLQTAVPADSYAEAGDVDCDACTERKYKAVKSCLECLKSYCQNHLKQHEHLFIDRRHHLMNPTRQLHEMICSKHHKQLEIYCRTDQHCICYLCTMDEHKNHDTVTAVTERTEKQRVLGERQRKLHQIIEEREKELQELREAVDSHARSAQTAVEDSERIFTQLIRSIERRRSEVTQLIRDQEKTAVSRAEGVMKRLEEEIDDLRRRDAELKQFSHTDNHIHFLQGFQSLSAALESSVSHRFTLSSLLSFDDVRKSLSQLKDKLEDFCREEIEKISGEVTFITVISDELKTREDFLQYFKQFTLDSNTVNKYIQLSDGNRTATDTNTIHQYPDHPDRFDHWLQVLCRESLCGRCYWEVEWSGQMLISVSYKSISRKGEGYECLFGCNDQSWSFYCDGSICSFSHNNKHTSLPVVLRPCRIGVYVDHSKGSLSFYSVSDTMNLIHRVHTTFTQPLYPGFHIVPGSVKLCNPAV